ACGAATTTTTTCAGGAATCTCCGGCAACTCAGCACGACCCGACGACCATCAGTGGTGAAATTATCGGATCGTCCATCAATTGGAACCCAACTTCAGGGCTCCTGAAGTTTAACGTGCAAGATAAGACCGGAGGCAAGGCACTGACTGTCGTGTATCACGGAGCGAAACCGGATGACTTTACTGATAACTGGCCGGTGATTGTCACGGGCATGCTTCAGTCAGACGGCAGTTTCCACGCATCGAAACTGCTCATCAAGTGTCCCTCCAAGTATCAAGCCCAGAACCAGGCTGCGAATGCGGCGAGCTGACGTGCTGCGAAGGTTGCATGTGCATTCTTAGTCCTCAGGAGGTCTCTGATTGTTAATCGGAAACATTGGAGCGTTGGCATTGCGCGCGCTTTTCGCAGTGACAGCGCTCAGCATCGTGGCTCATGTTGCTGCAATTTGGACAACCCATTCTCTGTGGCGTCGCCTCAGTCGTGTGGCGATGACGGTTCAGTTTGTATTTGTCGCGGTCGCTTCAGCGGCCTTGCTGTATCTGCTTATCACGACCAATCTGAATTACTCGTATGTTGTGGATTACACCAGTCGGGGCCTCCCTCTGGTATATCGAGTCGCTGCATTTTGGGGCGGGGATGCGGGTTCCCTTCTGTTCTGGTCGCTCGTGCTCACGCTATACGGCATGGTTGTGGCCCTGTCGAGACATGAGGACAGCGAGCGAATGCTGCCGGTTGTCTCCTTGCTTGTGACCGTGGTGACCTTGTTCTACACCATTGTCATGAACGTCGGTGCGAATCCTTTTAACCG
The Alicyclobacillus curvatus genome window above contains:
- a CDS encoding cytochrome c maturation protein CcmE — encoded protein: MSTRAKLMVALVVVVGVIGMLVRTAVTHASTYYVTVNEFFQESPATQHDPTTISGEIIGSSINWNPTSGLLKFNVQDKTGGKALTVVYHGAKPDDFTDNWPVIVTGMLQSDGSFHASKLLIKCPSKYQAQNQAANAAS